The nucleotide window ATTTCCCCCATTAAATTTCTCTTTTCAGGTCTAGGCGTATTTGGAGATATAAAACTAGCCTGATGACCAAATTGAATAGAATGTACTTTTTGCATTTTGCATGCCAAAGATGTAATCGAATCAAAGTCGTTGATGACTACATCGTAATTTTTTAAAGGCAAGGATTCGGCGTCCTTGTAGATTTGCTTTGGTCTAATGTTTTTGGCTATATCCCAATAATTAAGTCCACCACATTTGCTGTAATGCAAACTGCATCCATCGCTTTTAAATTTTATCGGCAAATTAATATCGAGACTCGCATTGCTGCCACTTAAGAAAAAATCAACCTCCCCAAATTTTTGTAAATAAGGATACAATTGGGTAGCTCTGCTAATGTGTCCGTTGCCCGTAGCTTGTATGGCGTAAAATATTTTCATAGTTTGTGATTTTTAAGAAAGAATCTTGTTGACAATATCACTATCAACTTTCTCCTCATTGGTTTCAATGTCTTTGTAATGCTCCGATTTATACTCGTAAAGACTCCATTTTTGTTTTTTATACTCCAATGCCGTAAGGTTTTCAATCCAATCGCCACTGTTGAGGTACAATACTTTTCCGTGCTCGTTTTCTACCTCTCTCATTTGTGGTTTGTGAATATGCCCGCAAACGACATAACTGTATTTTTTTTGGATAGCGACTTCGGCAGCCATAGTTTCAAAGTTTGAAATGAAGGAAACCGCTTTTTTGACACTGTCCTTAATCATTTTGGAATAGCTTCTTTTTTCTTTGCCAATCAGAATTAGAAACCAATTAATCATGCTGTTGATTAAAATCAATAAGTCATATCCTTTTCCGCCTAGTTTTGCGAGTATTTTGGCATAACCCTTGGTCGAAGAATCGAAAACGTCACCATGAAAAATCCAAGCTTTTTTGCCGTCCAAATCGAGTGTCAGCTTGTCGACCAATTCGAAATTACCCAAAATAAAATCGGAATATTTGCGTAATGCTTCGTCGTGGTTTCCTGTAATGTAGATGACTCTTGTGCCAAGATTGGACATTTTTATGATATGCCTCAACACATTCATGTGGGCAGCCGGAAAGTAGCTTTTGGTAAAACTCCACATATCGATGATGTCGCCATTGAGAACCAATGTTTGCGGGTTAATCGATTTTAAATATTGTAATAATTCTTTGGCGTGACAGCCATAAGTGCCTAAGTGAATATCACTCAAAACAACTAGTGGAATCTTTCTTTTCCTTTTCATTTTTAGTTTTTACGAAAGTAAAACCGCTATGTTATCTCAATGTATTCTAAGTATTATTTGTGTATGAAAAAAACCGTGCCAATTTACATTGGAACGGTTTTCGGTAAAACTCAAATTATTCATTTGGGATAATATGATTCTCTTTGCGAAACTTTGTGAAATAATTCTATTTTTGGGTAAATGAAGAGCCTTCTATTCTTTCACATTTACTCTAATTCCTTTGGTGTGACTTGTGAATTCAGGGGCATACATACTTTCGATTGTCGTGATTCCGTTAGAGAAATCCCCAAGATTGTTCACTCGGACATCGTATTCCAAAACATAGGTTCCTTTGTTTATTTGATCAAAAAAGAAATGGGTTGCCGCATCTTTTGTGCTTCTGTAAAAGCCTAAGCGGTCTTTGTATTCATAGCCCGAAAGTACATCTACGGGTTCGAAACAGGAAGCGCGCATGTCCTTTAGGTGAACGAATTCCATATTTTCTTTGGCTGAAATTATCAATCGAATGGTAACCAAATCGCCAATTTTTAAATTATTCTTGGCAGTTATTTTTTGTAATTCAGAGCCTTTGTCAGTGTTTTTCTTTAAGTATAATTCTTTGGCAACCGATAAATTAGTTCCCGAATTGTTTTTTATTTTATCCAAATCCTCAAAATACTGCCAATAGACACCACCAAAGCCCGGAACTTTTGACTTGTTTTCGATCGAAACCGTTGCCATGTCTTTTTTGATTTCATTCGCTTTCCAACTCAGTTTGAGATAGCCTGTTTCGGCTTCTTTTTCGTTTCCAGCTAGTTTTTTGGTCAGGATTTTTTCATCTCCAATTTTGATAACGGTGTTGTCTTTTACACTCAGCCAATCGGTTCCCTGCATTAATAACGCATAGACAGCCTCGGTGGTGGATTTTGTAGTAGGCCAGTTTTTGGTCTGTTTATTTTTTAATAACCAAACTTTCATCGCATTGACCGATTTGGTGTCGTTATCCACTTCGGCGAAAGCTTCAATTAGCAGAGCCTGCGTTTCAATTGGCGCTTGATACCAATACCAGCCTGCTTTATTGTCAAGCCAATACATTCCCCAATCGTTGTTGTTCGAAGCAGTTTCTTTTAAGCTTTCGATGATTTTTTTGGCAGATGATGTTTCGCCAAAACGATCCAGTACAAAAGCCGTCATCCCTTTTTCATATAAAGAATAATTTAGCCAATCCTTTTTGGCGGTTTCTAAATAAAGTTTCGTTACTTTTTTCAAGGTGTCCGAAAGGGGGTAATTTTCCAAATAAAAACTTCGGGTGTATAAATAATGCAAATCAGAATAAGGGTTTATCCAAATTAATTTGTCGGTTGCTTTTAAGTTTTTGATTCTGTTTTTATGGTATTGCAAAAACTTTTGGTCCAAAAACGGAATCGCTGTCGAGGTAATTTGTTTGATTTTATCAAAGTTTTCGTTTTTGGTTAATTTCGCAAGATGCCCCAATCCAGTCAAAATATGTCTGGTAATGTATTCGTTTTCGTCGCTTCCGTCAAACCAGACAAATCCACCCGAAGGTTTTTGTTTTTGTTTTAATTTGGCAAAAGTGGTTTCCTGTGAACTTTTCATTTTTTCCAAATCAAAAAGCAGGGCTAGATTTTTCTTTTTCTCGTCTTCGTTTTGTGCATCGTTCAGCCAAGGCGTTTCGGCAAGAATCATCGATTTTAATTCTTCATTTTCTTCCAGTTTGGAATTTAGTTTTCCGTTTTTTCTCCAAGTTTCAAAAAGTTCGGCGATTTTTGGATTACTTGAAATGATCTCCGAAGCTAAAGCATTGGCATAAAAACGGGCAAAAGTCTGTTCGGCGCATTCGTGTTCGTATTCCATCAAATATGGCAGGGACTGAATCGCCAGCCAAGTTGGGTTCGATGTGTATTCCAACGTGAACTGATGGTTTTTTAAAGTGGCCGAATTGTTGTTTTTGAGATTCTCAAACGTGTATTCTTTCTTGGAATTTTCCCGTGCCCAAATAGGTATGCTTTCGGTTACCAGCATATTGTTTGTCAAGACAGGCAAAATATTTTCTTCCCCATCCGAGAAATTGCCAGCCTTTGCCAAAACTTTGTATTGAACACCTTGTAAACCTTCGGGAATATAGATTTTCCAATTAACAGTAGTATTGCCATGAGCAGGAATTGTGAAGTTTTTTACGGTATTTGTATTGTCCATTTTGGCATCAACAGCCTGCATTGTTGTGGCGTCAAAAAGTTGGAGTACCGCAATACCGGTTTTGGCTTGATTGGTAACATTCGACACTTTTGTCGTGATTACGATGCTGTCTTTTTCCCTGAAAAAACGGGGGAAGTTTGGCGTCACCATTAAATCTTTTTGAGTAATGGTTGTTTTTTCGAGATAGCCGGAAACCGCCTCTTTGTTGTGTGCCAATAGACGAAGTTTCCAAGCCGTCAAAGCTTCGGGAGAGGTGAAATTAAAGCTCACGTTTCCTTTGGAGTCTGTTTTTAGGTTAGGATAAAAGAAAGCAGTTTCGGATAGATTTTTTCTTGCTTTTACTTGGGTTAAGGCTTCTAGTGCTTTTTTGGTTGTGATAATTATGACGCCGTTTGCTCCTTTTTCTCCATATTGGGCTGTGGCTGTGGCATCTTTTAGGACATCGATAGATATGATATCTGAAGATTTGAGGTTTTTGATATTATCAGCAATTTCGCCATCAATTACATATAAAGGTTCTTTTCCAGGTGTTGAATTAGCTCCTTTAATTAGAATGTTGGTAAATCTATCCTTGTAATCATCTTGTATTCCCGCTAGGCTATGTACGCTGTTGTCTTCTTCTATTACCTCACTCGATGTCGCACCAGTTAAATATGATTTTTTTTGTGTGCCATAACCGACAACAACAACTTCATATAAATTATCGCTAGATGCTTGTAATTGTGTCGTGATTTTTTTTGATGTAATTTTTACTTCTTTTGTGGCGTAACCAACGTAGATAAATGTTAGCACTTCTCCGATATTAGCTGCTATTTCATAATATCCGTCCAAATCAGTTGTTGCGCTTACTTGCTTTCCTTTTACAAGTACAGTTACTCCTGGAAGTGAGCCTTCTTTATCAGAGACAATTCCCGAAATCTTTTTTGAATTCAAAGGTTTTTTTTCTTTTTTTTCTAATTGTTTTTGGTACTCTAGGTATAGAGACGGATTATAGGCAGAATTAATGTCAAAACCAAACCACATTAATGAAGTTGCTTCATTTTGAACATTTAGGGGATATGAATTTTGATTCAAATTTCTTAAAAAAGTATTGGCCGTTTCAAATCCCAAGTTTGTTTTAAAATTTATATAATTGTAATAGCCATAATTGTAATAGTTAGCATTTAAATTATCCCAGTCTTGTTTTGCAAATTGGTCTAATGAACTATCATACATTGAAGCGAGAATTTCGGCTTCTTTTGCGGTGTTTTTGGCTTTCAGTTGAAAACTCCAATTTTCATTACTTCCAGGTTCTATTTTATTTCTGAAACTTTTGACTAAAAATTCTAAATTTAACTCGTCTTTGGATAAATCAATATCGATGTCGCTATTGAAATTTTGATTGTCAAATAGACACTGAATACCAATTTTTATGGATTTTTCAAATTCTTTTTTAATTGGAACTTTGAGTAATAATTCGCCATTTTGTAGAAGATGGTTTTCCTCAAAAAACAATTTGCTTTGATAATTTCCAGTTACCGAAAGATACAATTCAGGAATTGCCGATGTGATTTTTACCAAGGCAAAGCCATCTTTCAGGGCATTTGTGTTTACTT belongs to Flavobacterium aquiphilum and includes:
- a CDS encoding MG2 domain-containing protein yields the protein MKNIYLVLLFISTSLFAQQYEKDWNKVVKNENEGKIKTANEIVDKIYKKAYQEKNEVQLLKCFFYESRYLQKLEESAQTKIIKKLKIEIKNASVPSKAIYNLIYAKCLNKYYNQNWYSLKTRTQVDSLDDSFLTWTQNDFEKQIQITYDKTLENDAILKKTPLIDYEPIFDFSILENFKKESLFNFLLKEYITFYKSKINQWEIRTNDFTNFKDAFFGNSDGFTKLNLDFIKNEPLKKILELYQKQESNAPTVDNQLERILFCETYTLKSKEDLIRILNSLQKQTKNEILLQKIQFEKAKIYSSLASKEIHPDYNIKAISILDSIINIKNRSNPYKLAFQKKQELNSKTIAVQLQKFSYNNENTRALINYANVDKLQISFYKINKEMSKAFAYPQNRNKDDFTAFSIIKKNKPVKTIDIQLPNKKDYFSYSTEVLLPQLETGNYFVFFESDSYAEAKAFAYETITISNLAVLAWQKENDEYYQVLDRKTGKPIENVSVQTPTFSIKTDKNGIAIYNNEKTKNEGYRSENLELMHEGDSILFYRNYIRKNTNYTEKDKRNTNNKVQFYLDRAIYRPGQTVFYKGIAIQKNILNETKVFANTSFKIIVKNRNQEIKSFEVTTNEFGSFSGEFDLPKNGLTGYFSIEAHKPDDYKKDIIYDKNKEEHPFWSYGDLNHSQISFRVEEYKRPKFEIIFDSQKEIFQVNQTIKIKGIAKAFAGSNISDSKVSYSITRQTDYPNNFYNKYETETVASGETKTDGLGKFNIEFVATPNANTIKEQFPVFYYRIVAKITDVNGETHSAESITKVGYHDLVLSAKVPKRIETDGNNQISVNSTNINGNFLPTKGEIKIYFVRAFSNKFKKRVFPKPEIETISNDDFERLFPFEENEKPLTEKDFGSLVFSKKIDTEKDKKLILDFITDYQSGNYKVVFSAKDTFDNLIESSADFQIIQSKDKFNPSQLLTIKQVNTNALKDGFALVKITSAIPELYLSVTGNYQSKLFFEENHLLQNGELLLKVPIKKEFEKSIKIGIQCLFDNQNFNSDIDIDLSKDELNLEFLVKSFRNKIEPGSNENWSFQLKAKNTAKEAEILASMYDSSLDQFAKQDWDNLNANYYNYGYYNYINFKTNLGFETANTFLRNLNQNSYPLNVQNEATSLMWFGFDINSAYNPSLYLEYQKQLEKKEKKPLNSKKISGIVSDKEGSLPGVTVLVKGKQVSATTDLDGYYEIAANIGEVLTFIYVGYATKEVKITSKKITTQLQASSDNLYEVVVVGYGTQKKSYLTGATSSEVIEEDNSVHSLAGIQDDYKDRFTNILIKGANSTPGKEPLYVIDGEIADNIKNLKSSDIISIDVLKDATATAQYGEKGANGVIIITTKKALEALTQVKARKNLSETAFFYPNLKTDSKGNVSFNFTSPEALTAWKLRLLAHNKEAVSGYLEKTTITQKDLMVTPNFPRFFREKDSIVITTKVSNVTNQAKTGIAVLQLFDATTMQAVDAKMDNTNTVKNFTIPAHGNTTVNWKIYIPEGLQGVQYKVLAKAGNFSDGEENILPVLTNNMLVTESIPIWARENSKKEYTFENLKNNNSATLKNHQFTLEYTSNPTWLAIQSLPYLMEYEHECAEQTFARFYANALASEIISSNPKIAELFETWRKNGKLNSKLEENEELKSMILAETPWLNDAQNEDEKKKNLALLFDLEKMKSSQETTFAKLKQKQKPSGGFVWFDGSDENEYITRHILTGLGHLAKLTKNENFDKIKQITSTAIPFLDQKFLQYHKNRIKNLKATDKLIWINPYSDLHYLYTRSFYLENYPLSDTLKKVTKLYLETAKKDWLNYSLYEKGMTAFVLDRFGETSSAKKIIESLKETASNNNDWGMYWLDNKAGWYWYQAPIETQALLIEAFAEVDNDTKSVNAMKVWLLKNKQTKNWPTTKSTTEAVYALLMQGTDWLSVKDNTVIKIGDEKILTKKLAGNEKEAETGYLKLSWKANEIKKDMATVSIENKSKVPGFGGVYWQYFEDLDKIKNNSGTNLSVAKELYLKKNTDKGSELQKITAKNNLKIGDLVTIRLIISAKENMEFVHLKDMRASCFEPVDVLSGYEYKDRLGFYRSTKDAATHFFFDQINKGTYVLEYDVRVNNLGDFSNGITTIESMYAPEFTSHTKGIRVNVKE
- a CDS encoding UDP-2,3-diacylglucosamine diphosphatase; translated protein: MKRKRKIPLVVLSDIHLGTYGCHAKELLQYLKSINPQTLVLNGDIIDMWSFTKSYFPAAHMNVLRHIIKMSNLGTRVIYITGNHDEALRKYSDFILGNFELVDKLTLDLDGKKAWIFHGDVFDSSTKGYAKILAKLGGKGYDLLILINSMINWFLILIGKEKRSYSKMIKDSVKKAVSFISNFETMAAEVAIQKKYSYVVCGHIHKPQMREVENEHGKVLYLNSGDWIENLTALEYKKQKWSLYEYKSEHYKDIETNEEKVDSDIVNKILS